One genomic region from Halorussus rarus encodes:
- a CDS encoding alpha/beta fold hydrolase has protein sequence MPLADSDGVAIHYEVGGDGGSTADAPVVLLADAGYGAWQWSWQFPALAGPFEVLIPSTRGTGDSDAPGSYAVAEMAADVDAVLADRGARKAHLVGAGLGGMVALRYALDFSRARTLTLLGTSPGGPRATAVPDDVRDRLLASPDDPDSLRRSLDPVAGEELLETDDLVDRIVAWRREEDADPAAQRGHLDAMADFDVGDSLYEITVPALVCHGEDDRVVPVENGRLLADGLPKGEFRRFPGEHLFYVERSKAVNDAVVGFLTDHADD, from the coding sequence ATGCCTCTCGCGGACTCTGACGGCGTCGCCATCCACTACGAGGTCGGCGGCGACGGCGGGTCGACCGCCGACGCGCCGGTCGTGCTGCTGGCCGACGCTGGCTACGGCGCCTGGCAGTGGAGCTGGCAGTTCCCCGCGCTGGCGGGCCCCTTCGAGGTGCTGATTCCGAGCACCCGGGGCACCGGCGACTCCGACGCCCCGGGCTCCTACGCCGTCGCCGAGATGGCGGCCGACGTCGACGCCGTTCTGGCCGACCGCGGCGCGCGCAAGGCCCACCTGGTCGGCGCGGGACTGGGCGGGATGGTCGCGCTGCGGTACGCGCTCGACTTCTCGCGCGCCCGGACGCTGACGCTGCTCGGGACGTCGCCGGGCGGTCCGCGGGCGACGGCGGTTCCCGACGACGTCCGGGACCGCCTGCTGGCGAGCCCCGACGACCCCGACTCGCTCCGGCGCTCGCTCGACCCGGTCGCCGGCGAGGAACTGCTGGAGACCGACGATTTGGTCGACCGGATAGTGGCGTGGCGGCGCGAGGAGGACGCCGACCCGGCGGCCCAGCGCGGCCACCTCGACGCGATGGCCGACTTCGACGTCGGCGACAGCCTCTACGAGATCACGGTCCCGGCGCTCGTGTGCCACGGCGAGGACGACCGGGTGGTCCCGGTCGAGAACGGCCGCCTGCTGGCCGACGGCCTCCCGAAGGGCGAATTCCGGCGATTCCCCGGCGAACACCTCTTCTACGTCGAGCGCTCGAAGGCGGTCAACGACGCTGTCGTCGGGTTCCTGACCGACCACGCCGACGACTGA
- a CDS encoding winged helix-turn-helix domain-containing protein produces the protein MSEELDVRTDSELDADDAFTLLGDETRLAILRALGDAAEPGEVTPLSFSELRERADVAGSGRFNYHLGELVGHFVEKVERPDGPAGYRLRFPGVRVYRTLRAGTFTESLRVEPFELDSDCHACDARLEAEYRDLVFRIECPDCESSYYHCHLPPSSIDPDSRAATLRVVDRRVRDYLSSLSNAICQFCSGRMDIRLLDPDEDHRYADDAANEVLVRRECDRCGSFHYTRVGEHLLDHPAVVSFCYERGLDLSAEYVWDLEFVSSDNNTELLGADPWRVAVTVEAGGDRLRVVVDESFDAVDVEEL, from the coding sequence ATGTCCGAGGAACTGGACGTCAGGACCGACTCAGAACTCGACGCCGACGACGCGTTCACCCTGCTCGGCGACGAGACCCGGCTCGCGATACTCCGCGCGCTCGGTGACGCCGCCGAGCCCGGGGAGGTGACGCCGCTCTCGTTCTCGGAGCTGCGCGAGCGGGCCGACGTGGCGGGGAGCGGCCGGTTCAACTACCACCTCGGCGAGCTGGTCGGCCACTTCGTCGAGAAGGTCGAACGGCCCGACGGGCCGGCGGGCTACCGCCTCCGGTTCCCCGGGGTCCGGGTGTACCGGACGCTCCGGGCCGGGACGTTCACCGAGAGCCTCCGGGTCGAGCCCTTCGAACTCGACTCCGACTGCCACGCCTGCGACGCCCGGCTCGAGGCCGAGTACCGCGACCTGGTGTTCCGAATCGAGTGTCCCGACTGCGAGAGCAGCTACTACCACTGCCACCTGCCGCCGAGCAGCATCGACCCCGACTCGCGGGCCGCGACCCTCCGGGTCGTCGACCGGCGCGTGCGGGACTACCTCTCGTCGCTGTCGAACGCCATCTGCCAGTTCTGCTCGGGCCGGATGGACATCCGACTGCTCGACCCCGACGAGGACCACCGGTACGCCGACGACGCCGCCAACGAGGTGCTGGTCCGCCGGGAGTGCGACCGCTGCGGATCGTTCCACTACACCCGGGTCGGCGAGCACCTGCTCGACCACCCCGCGGTGGTGTCGTTCTGCTACGAGCGCGGCCTCGACCTCTCGGCCGAGTACGTCTGGGACCTGGAGTTCGTCTCGTCGGACAACAACACCGAACTCCTCGGCGCGGACCCCTGGCGGGTCGCCGTGACCGTCGAGGCCGGGGGCGACCGACTCCGCGTCGTCGTCGACGAGTCGTTCGACGCAGTCGACGTCGAGGAACTGTGA
- a CDS encoding HD domain-containing protein, which yields MKAIKDSVHDHVPVCDLAADLLDTPELQRLRHIKQLSTVRLVYPSANHTRFEHSLGVYHLAREACSQFDVDADRAKAVRAAALLHDAGHGPYGHQTEGIIERRLGRHHDEVGDLLGAGRLAEVLESHDLDPAEVADLVAGEGRLGQLVAGELDVDRMDYLVRDAHHTGVPYGTIDHSRLLAALRFRDDRLVLSEGNVQTAEGTLVARALMNATVYRHHVSRIAGAMLERAGERLLDSTDLTAEAFARMTDDRLLGALRDCPATADAARRLEQRDLYKRAVWAKLDAVPDDAVSADREAVREFEREIADAADVAPESVLVDTPGEPSMPETSTRVVVDGEVRRLADESPLVEGLRAAGRAQWRLGVYAPEQKVPEVGAAAERVLGIEG from the coding sequence ATGAAGGCCATCAAGGACAGCGTCCACGACCACGTCCCCGTCTGTGACCTCGCGGCGGACCTGCTCGACACCCCCGAGCTTCAGCGGCTCCGCCACATCAAGCAGCTCAGCACGGTCCGGCTGGTCTACCCCTCCGCGAACCACACCCGGTTCGAGCACAGCCTCGGGGTCTACCACCTCGCCCGCGAGGCGTGCTCGCAGTTCGACGTCGACGCCGACCGCGCGAAGGCGGTCAGGGCCGCCGCGCTGCTCCACGACGCGGGCCACGGCCCCTACGGCCACCAGACCGAGGGCATCATCGAGCGCCGGCTCGGCCGGCACCACGACGAGGTCGGCGACCTGCTCGGGGCGGGCCGGCTCGCCGAGGTGCTGGAATCACACGACCTCGACCCGGCCGAGGTCGCCGACCTGGTGGCGGGCGAGGGCCGGCTCGGCCAGCTGGTCGCGGGCGAGCTCGACGTCGACCGGATGGACTACCTGGTCCGGGACGCCCACCACACCGGCGTCCCCTACGGCACCATCGACCACTCCCGGCTGCTGGCGGCGCTCCGGTTCCGCGACGACCGCCTCGTCCTCTCGGAGGGCAACGTCCAGACAGCCGAGGGGACGCTGGTCGCCCGGGCGCTGATGAACGCGACCGTCTACCGCCACCACGTCTCGCGCATCGCGGGCGCCATGCTCGAGCGCGCGGGCGAGCGCCTGCTCGACTCGACCGACCTCACCGCCGAGGCGTTCGCCCGGATGACCGATGACCGGCTGCTCGGCGCGCTCCGTGACTGTCCGGCCACCGCCGACGCCGCCCGCCGGCTCGAACAGCGCGACCTCTACAAGCGGGCGGTCTGGGCCAAGCTCGACGCGGTGCCCGACGACGCGGTCAGCGCCGACCGCGAGGCGGTCCGGGAGTTCGAGCGCGAGATCGCAGACGCGGCCGACGTGGCGCCCGAGTCGGTGCTGGTCGACACCCCCGGCGAGCCGAGCATGCCCGAGACCTCGACTCGCGTGGTGGTGGACGGCGAGGTCCGGCGGCTCGCCGACGAGTCGCCGCTGGTCGAGGGGCTGCGGGCGGCGGGCCGCGCCCAGTGGCGGCTCGGGGTGTACGCGCCCGAGCAGAAGGTCCCCGAGGTCGGCGCGGCGGCCGAGCGGGTGCTGGGTATCGAGGGCTGA
- the dps gene encoding DNA starvation/stationary phase protection protein Dps, producing the protein MSTQRRPPTGQRQERGQSQQGSQQGQSARQSGASRGNARRPPRTYRTAVGLPDETRRAVVGMLDQSLADTTDLMTQAKFAHWNVKGMNFYQLHLLFDEVAETLEEHADIIAERTTALGGEASGTVRMAAANSRIPEIPADAVTGPEYVAALVERVGVHANNLRREIERAVEEGDEDTADLYTELSREVDKQLYFLQSHLQTVEPERIPESPGASIRGQQSQGGAPSQYRPQSQGQQAQGQQPQNRRAQAGQEQYHQQPRGQQSQNQQAQTGQQSQQRRYGPPRR; encoded by the coding sequence GTGAGCACGCAACGACGACCGCCGACCGGACAGCGACAGGAACGTGGACAGTCCCAGCAGGGGAGCCAGCAGGGCCAGTCCGCCCGGCAGAGCGGCGCGTCGCGGGGCAACGCCCGGCGACCGCCGCGGACGTACCGGACCGCGGTGGGCCTCCCGGACGAGACCCGTCGGGCCGTCGTCGGGATGCTCGACCAGAGCCTCGCCGACACCACGGACCTGATGACCCAGGCCAAGTTCGCCCACTGGAACGTCAAGGGGATGAACTTCTACCAGCTCCACCTGCTGTTCGACGAGGTCGCCGAGACCCTCGAGGAGCACGCCGACATCATCGCCGAGCGCACGACCGCGCTGGGCGGCGAGGCGTCCGGCACCGTCCGGATGGCCGCCGCGAACAGCCGCATCCCCGAGATTCCGGCGGACGCGGTCACCGGGCCGGAGTACGTCGCCGCGCTGGTCGAGCGCGTCGGCGTCCACGCCAACAACCTCCGGCGCGAGATCGAGCGCGCGGTCGAGGAGGGCGACGAGGACACCGCCGACCTGTACACCGAGCTCTCGCGGGAGGTGGACAAGCAGCTGTACTTCCTGCAGTCGCACCTCCAGACCGTCGAGCCCGAGCGGATTCCCGAGAGCCCCGGCGCGTCGATTCGAGGCCAGCAGTCCCAGGGCGGGGCTCCGTCGCAGTACCGCCCGCAGTCACAGGGGCAGCAGGCGCAGGGCCAGCAGCCGCAGAACCGACGGGCGCAGGCCGGACAGGAGCAATACCACCAGCAGCCCCGGGGCCAACAATCCCAGAACCAGCAGGCGCAGACAGGCCAGCAGTCCCAGCAGCGGCGGTACGGACCGCCGCGGCGGTAG
- a CDS encoding YhjD/YihY/BrkB family envelope integrity protein, translating to MGGRASAYASELRRVVRETLREVHDENITFMAGSIAYHAFVSLLPLLLLALVVLSIVDSAAFTAALAGVTEPFLTPYARELVVGSLDVATAQTGVSVVGAATLLWGMSKIFRGLDVAFSEIYGTKSNKPLLAQFENAVVVFTALGVATVVFLAAAAVVALVPTLPYRDVLNPLFLVVGLTVAFFPVYYVFPDADVTPAEVLPGAVFAAVGWGVLEAAFQAYVTLAGRYEAVYGALGSAFILLIWLYFGGLVLLVGAVLNAVLAGRTGDEHALGVTDDVSADPPRSDPPSADVPPAGASNADARPTAEDRRPPSVGRLRTARGRDESCGAGASVGRVGDAGADLRRADRQLDADTESLRETVAQLEAENDRLVEENDRLRRRNDALALRLRRQRRSVWARTKRWLFRDRE from the coding sequence ATGGGGGGCCGGGCGAGCGCCTACGCGAGCGAGCTCCGGCGGGTCGTCCGGGAGACGCTCCGCGAAGTTCACGACGAGAACATCACGTTCATGGCGGGCAGCATCGCCTACCACGCGTTCGTCTCGCTGCTGCCGCTGTTGCTGCTCGCGCTCGTCGTCCTGTCGATCGTCGACAGCGCGGCGTTCACGGCAGCGCTGGCCGGGGTCACCGAACCGTTCCTCACGCCGTACGCCCGCGAACTGGTGGTCGGCTCGCTCGACGTCGCCACCGCCCAGACCGGCGTGTCGGTGGTCGGCGCGGCGACGCTCCTCTGGGGGATGTCGAAGATATTCCGCGGGCTCGACGTGGCGTTCTCCGAGATATACGGCACGAAGTCGAACAAGCCCCTGCTCGCCCAGTTCGAGAACGCCGTCGTCGTCTTCACCGCGCTCGGCGTCGCCACCGTCGTCTTCCTCGCCGCCGCCGCGGTGGTCGCGCTGGTCCCGACCCTGCCGTACCGGGACGTGCTCAACCCGCTGTTCCTCGTCGTCGGCCTCACGGTCGCGTTCTTCCCGGTCTACTACGTCTTCCCCGACGCGGACGTGACCCCGGCGGAGGTGCTCCCCGGCGCGGTCTTCGCGGCGGTCGGGTGGGGCGTGCTGGAGGCGGCGTTCCAGGCGTACGTGACCCTCGCCGGGCGCTACGAGGCCGTCTACGGCGCCCTCGGGAGCGCGTTCATCCTGCTCATCTGGCTCTACTTCGGCGGTCTGGTCCTGCTGGTCGGCGCGGTGCTCAACGCGGTCCTCGCGGGGCGGACCGGCGACGAGCACGCGCTCGGCGTCACCGACGACGTCAGCGCCGACCCGCCGCGGTCTGACCCGCCGAGCGCCGACGTCCCGCCTGCTGGCGCGTCGAACGCCGACGCGCGACCGACGGCCGAGGACCGGCGCCCGCCGTCGGTTGGACGCCTTCGGACCGCCCGGGGTCGGGACGAGTCCTGTGGCGCCGGGGCCAGCGTCGGCCGCGTCGGCGACGCCGGCGCGGACCTCCGGCGGGCCGACCGGCAACTCGACGCCGACACCGAGTCCCTCCGGGAGACGGTCGCGCAACTCGAAGCCGAGAACGACCGGCTCGTGGAGGAGAACGACCGACTGCGGCGGCGGAACGACGCGCTGGCGCTGCGGCTCCGACGTCAGCGCCGGTCGGTCTGGGCGCGGACGAAGCGGTGGCTGTTCCGAGACCGGGAGTAG
- a CDS encoding methyl-accepting chemotaxis protein — MRKSEQIRPGDGDDANATRRSEEPIAEVDGEADLDADVEQDIDENAGYDDTAASEIQTSLSELQESSEEIASRTHEITDLALEQSQGMSQVSEEVSSLSAAVEEIASSTEEVASGAKQARKRAEDGQESAADAVETMEGIREAAESVATDVRTIRESVEQIDEVVEVIDDIAEQTNLLALNANIEAARAGDAGDGFAVVAEEIKSLAEESRSRAGEIESEIDRIQTDTENAVESLTESNARIDEGIDTVDGTLDHFDDIADAVQEVTQGVEEVATATDQQAASTEEVASMVDQTAANADDIADQTRDIAGEIDDQTDQIEDINGAVDELVSD, encoded by the coding sequence ATGAGAAAATCCGAACAGATTCGACCGGGCGACGGCGACGACGCGAATGCAACGCGCAGGAGCGAGGAACCGATCGCCGAGGTAGACGGCGAAGCGGACCTCGACGCCGACGTGGAACAGGACATCGACGAGAACGCGGGGTACGACGACACAGCCGCCAGCGAGATCCAGACGTCGCTGTCCGAACTCCAGGAGTCTTCGGAGGAGATCGCGTCCCGGACCCACGAGATCACGGACCTCGCGCTCGAGCAGTCCCAGGGGATGTCGCAGGTCTCCGAGGAGGTGTCGAGCCTCAGCGCCGCGGTCGAGGAGATCGCCTCCTCGACCGAGGAGGTCGCGTCCGGCGCCAAGCAGGCCCGCAAGCGGGCCGAGGACGGCCAGGAGTCGGCCGCCGACGCGGTCGAGACGATGGAGGGCATCCGCGAGGCGGCCGAGAGCGTCGCGACGGACGTCCGGACTATCCGCGAGAGCGTCGAGCAGATAGACGAGGTGGTCGAGGTCATCGACGACATCGCCGAGCAGACCAACCTGCTGGCGCTCAACGCCAACATCGAGGCCGCCCGCGCCGGCGACGCTGGCGACGGGTTCGCCGTGGTCGCCGAGGAGATAAAGTCGCTCGCCGAGGAGTCGCGGTCCCGGGCCGGCGAGATCGAGTCGGAGATCGACCGGATACAGACCGACACCGAGAACGCGGTCGAGAGCCTGACCGAGAGCAACGCCCGCATCGACGAGGGCATCGACACGGTCGACGGCACGCTCGACCACTTCGACGACATCGCCGACGCGGTCCAGGAGGTCACCCAGGGCGTCGAGGAGGTCGCGACCGCGACCGACCAGCAGGCCGCCAGCACCGAGGAGGTCGCCAGCATGGTCGACCAGACCGCGGCGAACGCCGACGACATCGCGGACCAGACCCGCGACATCGCCGGCGAGATCGACGACCAGACCGACCAGATCGAGGACATCAACGGCGCGGTCGACGAACTGGTCTCGGACTGA
- the alaS gene encoding alanine--tRNA ligase, whose amino-acid sequence MSELEEEYRLEYFEEEGFVRKECTECGDFFWTRDPDRTTCGEPPCETYQFIDDPGFDEEHTLEEMREAFLSFFEDHDHERIEPYPVAANRWRDDMLLTIASIADFQPLVTSGQTPPPANPLTISQPCIRMQDIDNVGKTGRHTMAFEMMAHHAFNAREDIEDPDKYAYQGEVYWKDQTVRYCDQFFESMGANVEEITYIEDPWVGGGNAGPAIEVIYKGAELATLVFMSMEQDPDGEYEMKDGNRYSKMDTYVVDTGYGLERWTWVSQGTPTVYEAVYPEMISFLKENAGIDHSDEEEELVHRASKLAGHMDIDEAEDMEAARDNIARELDVSTSRLEDLLEPLEDIYAIADHCRTLAYMLGDGIVPSNVATGYLARMVLRRTKRLCDNAGVDAPLDELVDMQAERLGYENRDTVRDIVRTEVEKYRETLEQGGRRVERLAKEYAEKGQPIPTDELVELYDSHGIQPDMVEEIAAEFGTDVDVPDDFYSVVASRHDSGQAFEEEVEEDDRLADLPKTERHFYEDQYGTDFEAVVLDVLEREDDEGEAAYDVVLDQTMFYPEGGGQPSDRGTLTTDEKTVQVSDVQIVDGVILHRTDEPVGKGDIVRGKIDRERRRRLMRHHTATHIVVHAAREVLGDHVRQAGAQKGVDSSRIDVRHYERIDPETREEIERVANELVMENTSVQQEWPNRHEAEEEYGFDLYQGGIPAGQNIRLIHVAEDVQACGGTHVRRTGDVGTIKLLNTERVQDGVERITFAAGDAAIEATQRTEAALAEAADVLDVAPDEVPETARRFFDEWKDRGKQIEELKEQLAEARAAGGDGGEEVAVGDATAVVQRIDADMDELRATANALVDEGKIAVLGSGADGATFVVAVPDGVGVNAGEVVGELAGKVGGGGGGPPDFAQGGGPDADKLDEALDEAPEVLKQVQNA is encoded by the coding sequence ATGAGCGAACTCGAAGAGGAGTACCGCCTCGAGTATTTCGAGGAGGAGGGGTTCGTCAGGAAGGAGTGCACCGAGTGCGGTGACTTCTTCTGGACGCGCGACCCCGACCGAACGACCTGCGGCGAACCGCCGTGCGAGACGTACCAGTTCATCGACGACCCCGGCTTCGACGAGGAGCACACCTTGGAGGAGATGCGCGAGGCGTTCCTCTCGTTCTTCGAGGACCACGACCACGAGCGCATCGAGCCGTATCCGGTCGCGGCCAACCGGTGGCGCGACGACATGCTGCTCACCATCGCCTCCATCGCCGACTTCCAGCCCCTCGTCACGTCGGGCCAGACCCCGCCGCCGGCCAACCCGCTGACCATCAGCCAGCCCTGCATCCGGATGCAGGACATCGACAACGTGGGCAAGACCGGCCGTCACACCATGGCGTTCGAGATGATGGCCCACCACGCGTTCAACGCCCGCGAGGACATCGAGGACCCCGACAAGTACGCCTACCAGGGGGAGGTGTACTGGAAGGACCAGACGGTCCGGTACTGCGACCAGTTCTTCGAGTCGATGGGGGCGAACGTCGAGGAGATCACCTACATCGAGGACCCGTGGGTCGGTGGGGGTAACGCCGGCCCCGCCATCGAGGTCATCTACAAGGGGGCCGAGCTCGCCACGCTGGTCTTCATGTCGATGGAGCAGGACCCCGACGGCGAGTACGAGATGAAGGACGGCAACCGGTACTCCAAGATGGACACCTACGTCGTCGACACCGGCTACGGGCTGGAGCGGTGGACCTGGGTGAGCCAGGGCACTCCGACCGTCTACGAGGCGGTCTACCCCGAGATGATCTCGTTCCTCAAGGAGAACGCCGGCATCGACCACTCCGACGAGGAGGAGGAGCTGGTCCACCGCGCCTCGAAGCTCGCGGGCCACATGGACATCGACGAGGCCGAGGACATGGAGGCCGCCCGCGACAACATCGCCCGAGAGCTCGACGTCTCGACCTCGCGGCTCGAGGACCTGCTCGAACCCCTCGAGGATATCTACGCCATCGCCGACCACTGCCGGACCCTCGCGTACATGCTCGGCGACGGTATCGTGCCGAGCAACGTCGCCACGGGCTACCTCGCCCGGATGGTGCTCCGCCGGACCAAGCGGCTCTGCGACAACGCGGGCGTCGACGCCCCGCTCGACGAGCTCGTCGACATGCAGGCCGAGCGGCTGGGCTACGAGAACCGCGACACGGTCCGGGACATCGTCCGGACCGAGGTCGAGAAGTACCGCGAGACCCTCGAACAGGGCGGCCGCCGGGTCGAGCGCCTCGCCAAGGAGTACGCCGAGAAGGGCCAACCCATCCCGACCGACGAGCTGGTCGAGCTGTACGACTCCCACGGCATCCAACCCGACATGGTCGAGGAGATCGCCGCCGAGTTCGGCACCGACGTCGACGTGCCCGACGACTTCTACAGCGTCGTCGCCTCCCGCCACGACTCCGGCCAGGCCTTCGAGGAGGAGGTCGAGGAGGACGACCGGCTGGCCGACCTGCCCAAGACCGAGCGCCACTTCTACGAGGACCAGTACGGCACCGACTTCGAGGCCGTGGTCCTCGACGTGCTCGAGCGCGAGGACGACGAGGGCGAGGCCGCCTACGACGTGGTGCTCGACCAGACGATGTTCTACCCCGAGGGCGGCGGCCAGCCCTCGGACCGCGGCACCCTGACCACCGACGAGAAGACGGTGCAGGTCAGCGACGTCCAGATCGTCGACGGCGTCATCCTCCACCGGACCGACGAGCCGGTCGGGAAGGGCGACATCGTCCGCGGGAAGATCGACCGCGAGCGCCGCCGCCGGCTGATGCGCCACCACACCGCGACCCACATCGTCGTCCACGCCGCCCGCGAGGTGCTGGGCGACCACGTCCGGCAGGCCGGCGCCCAGAAGGGCGTCGACAGCTCGCGCATCGACGTCCGCCACTACGAGCGCATCGACCCCGAGACCCGCGAGGAGATAGAGCGGGTCGCCAACGAGCTGGTGATGGAGAACACCTCGGTCCAGCAGGAGTGGCCCAACCGCCACGAGGCCGAGGAGGAGTACGGTTTCGACCTCTACCAGGGCGGCATCCCGGCGGGCCAGAACATCCGGCTCATCCACGTCGCGGAGGACGTCCAGGCCTGCGGTGGCACCCACGTCCGGCGCACGGGCGACGTCGGCACCATCAAGCTCCTGAACACCGAGCGCGTCCAGGACGGCGTCGAGCGCATCACGTTCGCCGCCGGCGACGCCGCCATCGAGGCGACCCAGCGCACCGAGGCCGCGCTGGCCGAGGCCGCCGACGTTCTGGACGTCGCCCCCGACGAGGTGCCCGAGACCGCCCGCCGGTTCTTCGACGAGTGGAAGGACCGCGGCAAGCAGATCGAGGAGCTCAAGGAACAGCTCGCCGAGGCCCGCGCCGCCGGCGGCGACGGCGGCGAGGAGGTCGCGGTCGGCGACGCCACCGCGGTCGTCCAGCGCATCGACGCCGACATGGACGAGCTCCGGGCGACCGCCAACGCCCTGGTCGATGAGGGCAAGATAGCGGTGCTCGGCAGCGGGGCCGACGGCGCGACGTTCGTGGTCGCGGTCCCCGACGGCGTCGGCGTCAACGCCGGCGAGGTCGTCGGCGAACTCGCCGGGAAGGTCGGCGGTGGCGGCGGCGGCCCGCCGGACTTCGCGCAGGGCGGCGGCCCCGACGCCGACAAACTCGACGAGGCGCTCGACGAGGCGCCCGAGGTGCTGAAGCAGGTCCAGAACGCCTGA
- a CDS encoding YbjQ family protein, whose protein sequence is MADITITTTDSLESREITEYLGVVSGEAVIGANVVSDIAAGIRDVVGGRSGSYEKKIETGREEAVADIRAEAEELGADAVVGASFDYEEMAEGMLWVNLSGTAVRTRSE, encoded by the coding sequence ATGGCTGACATCACCATCACCACCACCGACAGTTTAGAGAGCCGCGAGATCACCGAGTACCTCGGCGTCGTCTCGGGCGAGGCGGTCATCGGCGCGAACGTCGTCAGCGACATCGCCGCGGGCATCCGCGACGTGGTCGGCGGGCGAAGCGGGTCGTACGAGAAGAAGATCGAGACGGGCCGCGAGGAAGCCGTCGCCGACATCCGGGCGGAGGCCGAGGAACTGGGGGCAGACGCCGTCGTCGGCGCGTCGTTCGACTACGAGGAGATGGCCGAGGGGATGCTCTGGGTCAACCTCTCGGGTACTGCGGTCCGGACGCGCAGCGAGTAG
- a CDS encoding ABC transporter ATP-binding protein, whose product MSPSAPIRTESLTKSYGDAVAVSDLTFAVERGEVFGFLGPNGAGKTTTMQMLTTLTRPTSGEAWVAGEPVTDRDAVVEELGYMPEEPPIYDELTGREQLEYVAGLRDLPGAEADERVRELLARFDLADDADDRISTYSKGMKQKTALIQAVLHDPAVLFLDEPTSGLDPRAARTVRNLITELRDEGMTVFLSTHILPVVEELADRVGVLHEGRLVAEGSPESLTHRAESGEESTLEEVFLEVTSERPEEAERADAGESEFAR is encoded by the coding sequence ATGAGCCCGAGCGCCCCAATCCGCACCGAGTCGCTCACCAAGTCGTACGGCGACGCGGTCGCGGTCAGCGACCTCACCTTCGCGGTCGAGCGCGGCGAGGTGTTCGGCTTCCTGGGCCCGAACGGCGCGGGCAAGACCACCACGATGCAGATGTTGACGACCCTGACCCGGCCCACCTCGGGCGAGGCGTGGGTCGCCGGCGAGCCCGTCACCGACCGCGACGCGGTGGTCGAGGAGCTGGGCTACATGCCCGAGGAGCCGCCCATCTACGACGAGCTCACCGGCCGCGAGCAGCTCGAGTACGTCGCCGGCCTCCGGGACCTGCCCGGGGCCGAAGCCGACGAGCGCGTCCGGGAACTGCTCGCGCGGTTCGACCTCGCGGACGACGCCGACGACCGCATCTCGACCTACTCGAAGGGGATGAAGCAGAAGACCGCGCTCATCCAGGCGGTGCTCCACGACCCCGCGGTCCTGTTCCTCGACGAGCCGACCTCCGGGCTCGACCCCCGGGCGGCCCGGACCGTCCGGAACCTGATCACCGAGCTCCGCGACGAGGGGATGACCGTCTTCCTCTCGACCCACATCCTGCCCGTGGTCGAGGAGCTGGCCGACCGGGTCGGCGTGCTCCACGAGGGCCGGCTCGTCGCCGAGGGGTCGCCCGAGTCGCTGACCCACCGGGCGGAGTCGGGCGAGGAGTCCACCCTCGAGGAGGTGTTCCTCGAAGTCACCAGCGAGCGCCCCGAGGAGGCCGAGCGCGCCGACGCCGGGGAGTCGGAGTTCGCCCGATGA